The following are encoded in a window of Gossypium raimondii isolate GPD5lz chromosome 13, ASM2569854v1, whole genome shotgun sequence genomic DNA:
- the LOC105781339 gene encoding protein MAIN-LIKE 2-like, with translation MPYLELAEFGSPALIRTFDFRYDLIYALVKRWRPETYTFHLLCGECIVTLEDVALQLGLPIDRSAIMGVSMIAEPVALCYSLLGVSPNDDESKFTGLIFSWLKANFEHLSINATEQDVMCTARAYIMYIIGGVLLPDANNNRTIKPDAVDTGGCLILLQSWAFYRMASVRHKAYVFPLVNKWSTNPSIGRSYTVPIYNNMSEKRCRIRDQKLRLLYPRLPTFILTRGALTNQLPLSR, from the exons ATGCCATACTTGGAGTTAGCCGAATTCGGGTCACCAGCATTGATCCGGACGTTTGATTTTCGATACGATTTAATATACGCATTGGTCAAGCGTTGGCGCCCGGAGACTTACACTTTTCATTTGTTGTGTGGGGAGTGCATTGTCACTCTAGAGGATGTTGCATTGCAACTTGGGCTCCCAATCGACAGGAGTGCCATAATGGGCGTAAGTATGATAGCCGAGCCGGTTGCTCTTTGTTATAGCCTACTAGGAGTCTCACCCAACGATGATGAGTCTAAATTTACGGGTTTGATATTTTCATGGCTTAAAGCCAATTTTgaacatttatcaattaatgcCACTGAGCAGGACGTGATGTGCACAGCTCGAGCGTACATTATGTATATTATAGGGGGTGTACTGCTGCCGGATGCAAATAATAACAGG ACGATAAAGCCTGATGCCGTAGACACAGGAGGCTGCCTTATATTGCTACAGTCATGGGCTTTTTATCGGATGGCATCAGTTAGGCACAAAGCATACGTATTTCCACTGGTGAACAA ATGGAGTACCAATCCGAGTATCGGGAGGTCATACACTGTCCCGATATATAACAATATGTCGGAGAAGAG ATGCCGTATCAGAGACCAGAAATTACGGCTGTTATACCCTCGTCTGCCCACATTTATTCTCACCCGTGGTGCATTAACGAACCAATTACCACTTTCTAGATAG